Genomic segment of Candidatus Cloacimonadota bacterium:
TTCATCAGAATAGGCAGTAACATAAATAACCGGAATGTTATAATCCACTTTGAGTTGTTCAGCAGCCTGCACTCCGTCAACTTCACCATCCAGCATTATATCCATCAGTACAAAATCAGGACGGAATGCTCCGGCAATTTTTATTGCTGATTCTCCGGTTGTGGCAACACCGATAATTTTATGTCCCAAAGCACTAAGAGTTAATCTCAGGTCTTCAGCAATGATCTTTTCATCTTCAACTATTAATATATTAGACA
This window contains:
- a CDS encoding response regulator, whose translation is SNILIVEDEKIIAEDLRLTLSALGHKIIGVATTGESAIKIAGAFRPDFVLMDIMLDGEVDGVQAAEQLKVDYNIPVIYVTAYSDEKTRKKAEMTEPLGYINKPFEERELLDIIEKAYIKH